In the Gasterosteus aculeatus chromosome X, fGasAcu3.hap1.1, whole genome shotgun sequence genome, one interval contains:
- the ap3b2 gene encoding AP-3 complex subunit beta-2 isoform X5 — translation MTTMQKLLLQLPVNAANMVKSVQSQVQGTEEDKSPVLSPDGVQQAWYSALQPDELRHLRSGGTGGGGGGGGGGGGDHEERAPLDDGGGGGGGFQTQPLRHDDLKEMLDSNKDSLKLEAMKRIVAMIARGKNASDLFPAVVKNVACKNIEVKKLVYVYLVRYAEEQQDLALLSISTFQRGLKDPNQLIRASALRVLSSIRVTIIVPIMMLAIKEAASDMSPYVRKTAAHAIPKLYSLDPEQKDQLIEVIEKLLADKTTLVAGSVVMAFEEVCPERIDLIHKNYRKLCNLLIDVEEWGQVVIINMLTRYARTQFLNPNMNESLLEEGSDKTFYGSDEDEDEEEEEKEKKAEAPMAKRKPYVMDPDHRLLLRNTKPLLQSRNAAVVMAVAQLYFHLAPKVEVGVIAKALVRLLRSHSEVQYVVLQNVATMSIKRRGMFEPYLKSFYIRSTDPTQIKVLKLEVLTNLANETNISTILREFQTYIKSMDKDFVAATIQAIGRCATNIGEVRDTCLNGLVQLLSNRDELVVAESVVVIKKLLQMQPEKHSDIIKHMAKLTDNIQVPMARASILWLIGEYCEHVPKIAPDVLRKMAKSFTNEEDIVKLQIINLAAKLYLTNSKQTKLLTQYVLNLAKYDQNYDIRDRARFIRQLIVPTEKSGALSKYAKKLFLALKPAPVLESPFKDRDHFQLGSLSHLLNAKAGGYQELPDWPEAAPDPSVRNVEVPEWTKCSSREKRKEKRVEKPFYSDSEGESGPTESADSESDSASGSEMGSGLEESGSGSESEGSEEGSESEEEEEEDEKDKKKIKKDLKKPVKESESEQSSEEEERKHQRKSDQQKSDSESESDEESDSESSQSESDDSDSEADVKKKKKAAESKPPPKPVKKDTRKEKKEMSLLDLDDFEPAASPQVTPVNSFLSNSLVTDLEGLSLSDAVLSPANISPCSALKSYELLHRIRGEGLSVEYCFSRQPFSPDGNMVAVQMQFTNNATSEAKNLHMEDVKLQSGMRVKEFPEIELLPAGETATAVMGIDFCDSTQAANFQLCTHTRKFFVSIQPPVGELMRPVFLTENEFKKEQGQLMGMNEITEKLTLDAKCRNEHTIVQRVTTAANLSRVPCGSDKECSPPVPPPDRLVHRFAGRTVTSGSLVLATVATKEGGAAQLTVNCEKMVIGTMLVKDVLLALTQ, via the exons acacgATGACTTGAAGGAGATGCTGGACAGCAACAAGGACTCCCTGAAGCTGGAGGCGATGAAGCGGATCGTGGCG atgaTCGCCCGAGGTAAAAACGCATCAGATCTCTTCCCTGCTGTGGTGAAAAACGTCGCCTGCAAAAACATCGAG GTGAAGAAGCTCGTCTACGTTTACTTGGTGCGTTATgccgaggagcagcaggaccTCGCTCTGCTCTCCATTTCCACCTTTCAGCGAGGGTTGAAG GATCCCAACCAGCTGATCAGAGCCAGCGCGCTGCGAGTCCTCTCCAGCATCCGAGTCACCATCATCGTCCCCATAATGATGTTGGCCATCAAAGAGGCCGCCTCGGATATGTCTCCGTACGTCAGGAAGACGGCTGCACACGCAATCCCTAAACTCTACAG TTTGGATCCAGAGCAGAAGGACCAGCTTATCGAAGTCATAGAGAAATTGCTCGCTGACAAAACCACG TTGGTGGCGGGCAGCGTCGTCATGGCTTTCGAGGAAGTGTGTCCTGAGCGCATCGACCTGATCCACAAGAACTACAGGAAGTTGTGCAACCTGCTCATCGACGTGGAGGAGTGGGGGCAGGTGGTCATCATAAACATGCTGACCCGCTACGCCAGGACCCAGTTCCTCAACCCAAACATGAAC GAGTCgctgctggaggagggaagCGACAAGACCTTCTATGGCTCagatgaagacgaggacgaggaggaagaagagaaagaaaagaaggccGAGGCTCCCATGGCTAAGAGGAAGCCGTACGTGATGGATCCGGACCATCGGCTGCTGCTGAGGAACACCAAACCGCTCCTGCAGAGCCGCAACGCAGCT GTGGTGATGGCTGTGGCTCAGCTCTATTTCCATCTTGCCCCTAAAGTGGAGGTTGGGGTGATTGCCAAGGCCCTGGTCCGTCTCCTGAGGAGCCACAG TGAAGTCCAGTACGTCGTTCTCCAGAATGTGGCGACCATGTCGATCAAGAGGAGG GGAATGTTTGAGCCGTACCTGAAGAGTTTCTACATCCGCTCCACGGACCCAACACAGATTAAAGTCCTTAAG CTGGAGGTTCTCACCAATCTGGCCAACGAAACGAACATTTCCACCATTCTCAGAGAGTTTCAG ACTTACATCAAAAGCATGGATAAAGATTTTGTGGCCGCCACGATTCAAGCCATCGGCCGCTGTGCCACCAACATCGGGGAGGTGAGGGACACGTGTCTGAACGGCCTGGTGCAGCTGCTGTCCAACCGAGACG AGTTGGTGGTGGCGGAGTCGGTGGTAGTTATTAAGAAGCTGCTGCAGATGCAACCGGAGAAGCACAGCGACATCATAAAGCACATGGCCAAGCTGACGGACAACATCCAG GTGCCGATGGCGCGGGCCAGTATCCTGTGGCTGATTGGCGAGTACTGTGAGCACGTTCCCAAGATTGCTCCCGACGTCCTGAGGAAAATGGCCAAGTCGTTCACCAACGAAGAGGACATCGTCAAGCTGCAAATCATCAATTTGGCCGCCAAGCTTTATCTCACCAACTCCAAGCAG ACCAAACTGTTGACGCAGTATGTTCTCAACTTGGCCAAGTACGACCAGAACTACGACATCCGCGATCGGGCGCGCTTCATTCGTCAGCTCATCGTACCCACCGAGAAGAGCGGCGCTCTGAGCAAGTACGCTAAGAAGCTGTTCCTCGCCCTCAAACCCGCGCCGGTCCTCGAGTCTCCATTTAAag atCGAGACCACTTCCAGTTGGGTTCTTTGTCCCACTTGCTGAATGCCAAGGCGGGCGGCTACCAGGAGTTGCCTGACTGGCCTGAAGCCGCCCCAGATCCCTCCGTGCGCAACGTGGAG gTGCCCGAGTGGACCAAATGCAGCAGccgagagaagaggaaggagaagagggtggAGAAGCCGTTCTACTCGGACTCGGAGGGCGAGTCCGGGCCGACGGAGTCCGCGGACAGTG AGTCGGACTCGGCCAGCGGGTCGGAGATGGGCAGCGGACTGGAGGAGAGCGGGTCGGGGTCAGAGAGCGAAGGGAGCGAGGAAGGCTCCGagtctgaggaagaggaggaagaggacgaaaaggacaagaagaagataAAGAAAGATTTAAAGAAGCCAGTGAAAGAAAGCGAAAG CGAGCAAagcagtgaggaagaggagaggaaacaccaGAGGAAGAGCGACCAGCAGAAGAGCGACTCTGAGTCTGAGTCCGACGAGGAGAGCGACTCCGAAAGCAGCCAATCGGAGTCCGACGACTCGGATTCAGAGGCTGAcgtcaaaaagaagaaaaag GCAGCTGAATCCAAACCTCCTCCCAAGCCCGTCAAGAAGGACAccaggaaagagaagaaagaaatgtctcTGCTCGACCTGGACGACT TCGAACCCGCTGCGTCTCCTCAAGTCACGCCGGTCAACAGCTTCCTGTCCAACAGCCTGGTGACCGACCTGGAGGGACTGTCTTTGTCTGACGCCGTCCTCTCTCCGGCT AACATCTCTCCCTGCAGTGCACTGAAGAGCTACGAGCTGCTGCACCGCATCCGAGGGGAGGGCCTGTCGGTGGAGTACTGCTTCAGCCGGCAGCCCTTCAGCCCCGACGGCAACATGGTGGCCGTGCAGATGCAGTTCACCAACAACGCCACCTCGGAGGCCAAGAACCTGCACATGGAGGACGTGAAGCTGCAGTCCGGCATGAGGGTCAAAGAGTTTCCAGAGATCG AGCTGCTGCCGGCGGGCGAGACGGCCACGGCCGTGATGGGCATCGATTTCTGCGACTCGACGCAAGCGGCAAACTTCCAGCTCTG CACTCACACCAGGAAATTCTTCGTTTCCATTCAGCCGCCGGTCGGGGAGCTGATGAGGCCCGTCTTCCTGACAGAAAATGAGTTCAAAAAGGAGCAAG GTCAGCTGATGGGAATGAACGAGATCACGGAGAAGCTCACCCTGGACGCCAAGTGCCGGAACGAACACACCATCGTCCAGAGGGTGACCACCGCCGCCAACCTCAGCAGAGTGCCGTGCGGCTCAGATAAGGAgtgcag TcctcctgtccctcctcctGATCGTCTTGTCCACAGGTTTGCGGGCCGGACGGTGACCAGCGGCAGCCTGGTGTTGGCTACCGTGGCAACCAAAGAGGGAGGAGCCGCCCAGCTGACGGTCAACTGTGAGAAAATGGTGATCGGCACCATGCTGGTGAAGGACGTCCTCCTGGCTCTGACGcagtga
- the ap3b2 gene encoding AP-3 complex subunit beta-2 isoform X8: MSASSAFNEEKGGSSSVGEPEYGHDPASGGIFSSDYKRHDDLKEMLDSNKDSLKLEAMKRIVAMIARGKNASDLFPAVVKNVACKNIEVKKLVYVYLVRYAEEQQDLALLSISTFQRGLKDPNQLIRASALRVLSSIRVTIIVPIMMLAIKEAASDMSPYVRKTAAHAIPKLYSLDPEQKDQLIEVIEKLLADKTTLVAGSVVMAFEEVCPERIDLIHKNYRKLCNLLIDVEEWGQVVIINMLTRYARTQFLNPNMNESLLEEGSDKTFYGSDEDEDEEEEEKEKKAEAPMAKRKPYVMDPDHRLLLRNTKPLLQSRNAAVVMAVAQLYFHLAPKVEVGVIAKALVRLLRSHSEVQYVVLQNVATMSIKRRGMFEPYLKSFYIRSTDPTQIKVLKLEVLTNLANETNISTILREFQTYIKSMDKDFVAATIQAIGRCATNIGEVRDTCLNGLVQLLSNRDELVVAESVVVIKKLLQMQPEKHSDIIKHMAKLTDNIQVPMARASILWLIGEYCEHVPKIAPDVLRKMAKSFTNEEDIVKLQIINLAAKLYLTNSKQTKLLTQYVLNLAKYDQNYDIRDRARFIRQLIVPTEKSGALSKYAKKLFLALKPAPVLESPFKDRDHFQLGSLSHLLNAKAGGYQELPDWPEAAPDPSVRNVEVKDSVFALLERVTTLTSVPEWTKCSSREKRKEKRVEKPFYSDSEGESGPTESADSESDSASGSEMGSGLEESGSGSESEGSEEGSESEEEEEEDEKDKKKIKKDLKKPVKESESEQSSEEEERKHQRKSDQQKSDSESESDEESDSESSQSESDDSDSEADVKKKKKAAESKPPPKPVKKDTRKEKKEMSLLDLDDFEPAASPQVTPVNSFLSNSLVTDLEGLSLSDAVLSPANISPCSALKSYELLHRIRGEGLSVEYCFSRQPFSPDGNMVAVQMQFTNNATSEAKNLHMEDVKLQSGMRVKEFPEIELLPAGETATAVMGIDFCDSTQAANFQLCTHTRKFFVSIQPPVGELMRPVFLTENEFKKEQGQLMGMNEITEKLTLDAKCRNEHTIVQRVTTAANLSRVPCGSDKECSPPVPPPDRLVHRFAGRTVTSGSLVLATVATKEGGAAQLTVNCEKMVIGTMLVKDVLLALTQ, encoded by the exons acacgATGACTTGAAGGAGATGCTGGACAGCAACAAGGACTCCCTGAAGCTGGAGGCGATGAAGCGGATCGTGGCG atgaTCGCCCGAGGTAAAAACGCATCAGATCTCTTCCCTGCTGTGGTGAAAAACGTCGCCTGCAAAAACATCGAG GTGAAGAAGCTCGTCTACGTTTACTTGGTGCGTTATgccgaggagcagcaggaccTCGCTCTGCTCTCCATTTCCACCTTTCAGCGAGGGTTGAAG GATCCCAACCAGCTGATCAGAGCCAGCGCGCTGCGAGTCCTCTCCAGCATCCGAGTCACCATCATCGTCCCCATAATGATGTTGGCCATCAAAGAGGCCGCCTCGGATATGTCTCCGTACGTCAGGAAGACGGCTGCACACGCAATCCCTAAACTCTACAG TTTGGATCCAGAGCAGAAGGACCAGCTTATCGAAGTCATAGAGAAATTGCTCGCTGACAAAACCACG TTGGTGGCGGGCAGCGTCGTCATGGCTTTCGAGGAAGTGTGTCCTGAGCGCATCGACCTGATCCACAAGAACTACAGGAAGTTGTGCAACCTGCTCATCGACGTGGAGGAGTGGGGGCAGGTGGTCATCATAAACATGCTGACCCGCTACGCCAGGACCCAGTTCCTCAACCCAAACATGAAC GAGTCgctgctggaggagggaagCGACAAGACCTTCTATGGCTCagatgaagacgaggacgaggaggaagaagagaaagaaaagaaggccGAGGCTCCCATGGCTAAGAGGAAGCCGTACGTGATGGATCCGGACCATCGGCTGCTGCTGAGGAACACCAAACCGCTCCTGCAGAGCCGCAACGCAGCT GTGGTGATGGCTGTGGCTCAGCTCTATTTCCATCTTGCCCCTAAAGTGGAGGTTGGGGTGATTGCCAAGGCCCTGGTCCGTCTCCTGAGGAGCCACAG TGAAGTCCAGTACGTCGTTCTCCAGAATGTGGCGACCATGTCGATCAAGAGGAGG GGAATGTTTGAGCCGTACCTGAAGAGTTTCTACATCCGCTCCACGGACCCAACACAGATTAAAGTCCTTAAG CTGGAGGTTCTCACCAATCTGGCCAACGAAACGAACATTTCCACCATTCTCAGAGAGTTTCAG ACTTACATCAAAAGCATGGATAAAGATTTTGTGGCCGCCACGATTCAAGCCATCGGCCGCTGTGCCACCAACATCGGGGAGGTGAGGGACACGTGTCTGAACGGCCTGGTGCAGCTGCTGTCCAACCGAGACG AGTTGGTGGTGGCGGAGTCGGTGGTAGTTATTAAGAAGCTGCTGCAGATGCAACCGGAGAAGCACAGCGACATCATAAAGCACATGGCCAAGCTGACGGACAACATCCAG GTGCCGATGGCGCGGGCCAGTATCCTGTGGCTGATTGGCGAGTACTGTGAGCACGTTCCCAAGATTGCTCCCGACGTCCTGAGGAAAATGGCCAAGTCGTTCACCAACGAAGAGGACATCGTCAAGCTGCAAATCATCAATTTGGCCGCCAAGCTTTATCTCACCAACTCCAAGCAG ACCAAACTGTTGACGCAGTATGTTCTCAACTTGGCCAAGTACGACCAGAACTACGACATCCGCGATCGGGCGCGCTTCATTCGTCAGCTCATCGTACCCACCGAGAAGAGCGGCGCTCTGAGCAAGTACGCTAAGAAGCTGTTCCTCGCCCTCAAACCCGCGCCGGTCCTCGAGTCTCCATTTAAag atCGAGACCACTTCCAGTTGGGTTCTTTGTCCCACTTGCTGAATGCCAAGGCGGGCGGCTACCAGGAGTTGCCTGACTGGCCTGAAGCCGCCCCAGATCCCTCCGTGCGCAACGTGGAGGTGAAGGATTCT GTTTTTGCGCTGCTCGAAAGAGTCACAACATTAACGAGT gTGCCCGAGTGGACCAAATGCAGCAGccgagagaagaggaaggagaagagggtggAGAAGCCGTTCTACTCGGACTCGGAGGGCGAGTCCGGGCCGACGGAGTCCGCGGACAGTG AGTCGGACTCGGCCAGCGGGTCGGAGATGGGCAGCGGACTGGAGGAGAGCGGGTCGGGGTCAGAGAGCGAAGGGAGCGAGGAAGGCTCCGagtctgaggaagaggaggaagaggacgaaaaggacaagaagaagataAAGAAAGATTTAAAGAAGCCAGTGAAAGAAAGCGAAAG CGAGCAAagcagtgaggaagaggagaggaaacaccaGAGGAAGAGCGACCAGCAGAAGAGCGACTCTGAGTCTGAGTCCGACGAGGAGAGCGACTCCGAAAGCAGCCAATCGGAGTCCGACGACTCGGATTCAGAGGCTGAcgtcaaaaagaagaaaaag GCAGCTGAATCCAAACCTCCTCCCAAGCCCGTCAAGAAGGACAccaggaaagagaagaaagaaatgtctcTGCTCGACCTGGACGACT TCGAACCCGCTGCGTCTCCTCAAGTCACGCCGGTCAACAGCTTCCTGTCCAACAGCCTGGTGACCGACCTGGAGGGACTGTCTTTGTCTGACGCCGTCCTCTCTCCGGCT AACATCTCTCCCTGCAGTGCACTGAAGAGCTACGAGCTGCTGCACCGCATCCGAGGGGAGGGCCTGTCGGTGGAGTACTGCTTCAGCCGGCAGCCCTTCAGCCCCGACGGCAACATGGTGGCCGTGCAGATGCAGTTCACCAACAACGCCACCTCGGAGGCCAAGAACCTGCACATGGAGGACGTGAAGCTGCAGTCCGGCATGAGGGTCAAAGAGTTTCCAGAGATCG AGCTGCTGCCGGCGGGCGAGACGGCCACGGCCGTGATGGGCATCGATTTCTGCGACTCGACGCAAGCGGCAAACTTCCAGCTCTG CACTCACACCAGGAAATTCTTCGTTTCCATTCAGCCGCCGGTCGGGGAGCTGATGAGGCCCGTCTTCCTGACAGAAAATGAGTTCAAAAAGGAGCAAG GTCAGCTGATGGGAATGAACGAGATCACGGAGAAGCTCACCCTGGACGCCAAGTGCCGGAACGAACACACCATCGTCCAGAGGGTGACCACCGCCGCCAACCTCAGCAGAGTGCCGTGCGGCTCAGATAAGGAgtgcag TcctcctgtccctcctcctGATCGTCTTGTCCACAGGTTTGCGGGCCGGACGGTGACCAGCGGCAGCCTGGTGTTGGCTACCGTGGCAACCAAAGAGGGAGGAGCCGCCCAGCTGACGGTCAACTGTGAGAAAATGGTGATCGGCACCATGCTGGTGAAGGACGTCCTCCTGGCTCTGACGcagtga
- the ap3b2 gene encoding AP-3 complex subunit beta-2 isoform X2, with translation MTTMQKLLLQLPVNAANMVKSVQSQVQGTEEDKSPVLSPDGVQQAWYSALQPDELRHLRSGGTGGGGGGGGGGGGDHEERAPLDDGGGGGGGFQTQPLRHDDLKEMLDSNKDSLKLEAMKRIVAMIARGKNASDLFPAVVKNVACKNIEVKKLVYVYLVRYAEEQQDLALLSISTFQRGLKDPNQLIRASALRVLSSIRVTIIVPIMMLAIKEAASDMSPYVRKTAAHAIPKLYSLDPEQKDQLIEVIEKLLADKTTLVAGSVVMAFEEVCPERIDLIHKNYRKLCNLLIDVEEWGQVVIINMLTRYARTQFLNPNMNESLLEEGSDKTFYGSDEDEDEEEEEKEKKAEAPMAKRKPYVMDPDHRLLLRNTKPLLQSRNAAVVMAVAQLYFHLAPKVEVGVIAKALVRLLRSHSEVQYVVLQNVATMSIKRRGMFEPYLKSFYIRSTDPTQIKVLKLEVLTNLANETNISTILREFQTYIKSMDKDFVAATIQAIGRCATNIGEVRDTCLNGLVQLLSNRDELVVAESVVVIKKLLQMQPEKHSDIIKHMAKLTDNIQVPMARASILWLIGEYCEHVPKIAPDVLRKMAKSFTNEEDIVKLQIINLAAKLYLTNSKQTKLLTQYVLNLAKYDQNYDIRDRARFIRQLIVPTEKSGALSKYAKKLFLALKPAPVLESPFKDRDHFQLGSLSHLLNAKAGGYQELPDWPEAAPDPSVRNVEVFALLERVTTLTSVPEWTKCSSREKRKEKRVEKPFYSDSEGESGPTESADSESDSASGSEMGSGLEESGSGSESEGSEEGSESEEEEEEDEKDKKKIKKDLKKPVKESESEQSSEEEERKHQRKSDQQKSDSESESDEESDSESSQSESDDSDSEADVKKKKKAAESKPPPKPVKKDTRKEKKEMSLLDLDDFEPAASPQVTPVNSFLSNSLVTDLEGLSLSDAVLSPANISPCSALKSYELLHRIRGEGLSVEYCFSRQPFSPDGNMVAVQMQFTNNATSEAKNLHMEDVKLQSGMRVKEFPEIELLPAGETATAVMGIDFCDSTQAANFQLCTHTRKFFVSIQPPVGELMRPVFLTENEFKKEQGQLMGMNEITEKLTLDAKCRNEHTIVQRVTTAANLSRVPCGSDKECSPPVPPPDRLVHRFAGRTVTSGSLVLATVATKEGGAAQLTVNCEKMVIGTMLVKDVLLALTQ, from the exons acacgATGACTTGAAGGAGATGCTGGACAGCAACAAGGACTCCCTGAAGCTGGAGGCGATGAAGCGGATCGTGGCG atgaTCGCCCGAGGTAAAAACGCATCAGATCTCTTCCCTGCTGTGGTGAAAAACGTCGCCTGCAAAAACATCGAG GTGAAGAAGCTCGTCTACGTTTACTTGGTGCGTTATgccgaggagcagcaggaccTCGCTCTGCTCTCCATTTCCACCTTTCAGCGAGGGTTGAAG GATCCCAACCAGCTGATCAGAGCCAGCGCGCTGCGAGTCCTCTCCAGCATCCGAGTCACCATCATCGTCCCCATAATGATGTTGGCCATCAAAGAGGCCGCCTCGGATATGTCTCCGTACGTCAGGAAGACGGCTGCACACGCAATCCCTAAACTCTACAG TTTGGATCCAGAGCAGAAGGACCAGCTTATCGAAGTCATAGAGAAATTGCTCGCTGACAAAACCACG TTGGTGGCGGGCAGCGTCGTCATGGCTTTCGAGGAAGTGTGTCCTGAGCGCATCGACCTGATCCACAAGAACTACAGGAAGTTGTGCAACCTGCTCATCGACGTGGAGGAGTGGGGGCAGGTGGTCATCATAAACATGCTGACCCGCTACGCCAGGACCCAGTTCCTCAACCCAAACATGAAC GAGTCgctgctggaggagggaagCGACAAGACCTTCTATGGCTCagatgaagacgaggacgaggaggaagaagagaaagaaaagaaggccGAGGCTCCCATGGCTAAGAGGAAGCCGTACGTGATGGATCCGGACCATCGGCTGCTGCTGAGGAACACCAAACCGCTCCTGCAGAGCCGCAACGCAGCT GTGGTGATGGCTGTGGCTCAGCTCTATTTCCATCTTGCCCCTAAAGTGGAGGTTGGGGTGATTGCCAAGGCCCTGGTCCGTCTCCTGAGGAGCCACAG TGAAGTCCAGTACGTCGTTCTCCAGAATGTGGCGACCATGTCGATCAAGAGGAGG GGAATGTTTGAGCCGTACCTGAAGAGTTTCTACATCCGCTCCACGGACCCAACACAGATTAAAGTCCTTAAG CTGGAGGTTCTCACCAATCTGGCCAACGAAACGAACATTTCCACCATTCTCAGAGAGTTTCAG ACTTACATCAAAAGCATGGATAAAGATTTTGTGGCCGCCACGATTCAAGCCATCGGCCGCTGTGCCACCAACATCGGGGAGGTGAGGGACACGTGTCTGAACGGCCTGGTGCAGCTGCTGTCCAACCGAGACG AGTTGGTGGTGGCGGAGTCGGTGGTAGTTATTAAGAAGCTGCTGCAGATGCAACCGGAGAAGCACAGCGACATCATAAAGCACATGGCCAAGCTGACGGACAACATCCAG GTGCCGATGGCGCGGGCCAGTATCCTGTGGCTGATTGGCGAGTACTGTGAGCACGTTCCCAAGATTGCTCCCGACGTCCTGAGGAAAATGGCCAAGTCGTTCACCAACGAAGAGGACATCGTCAAGCTGCAAATCATCAATTTGGCCGCCAAGCTTTATCTCACCAACTCCAAGCAG ACCAAACTGTTGACGCAGTATGTTCTCAACTTGGCCAAGTACGACCAGAACTACGACATCCGCGATCGGGCGCGCTTCATTCGTCAGCTCATCGTACCCACCGAGAAGAGCGGCGCTCTGAGCAAGTACGCTAAGAAGCTGTTCCTCGCCCTCAAACCCGCGCCGGTCCTCGAGTCTCCATTTAAag atCGAGACCACTTCCAGTTGGGTTCTTTGTCCCACTTGCTGAATGCCAAGGCGGGCGGCTACCAGGAGTTGCCTGACTGGCCTGAAGCCGCCCCAGATCCCTCCGTGCGCAACGTGGAG GTTTTTGCGCTGCTCGAAAGAGTCACAACATTAACGAGT gTGCCCGAGTGGACCAAATGCAGCAGccgagagaagaggaaggagaagagggtggAGAAGCCGTTCTACTCGGACTCGGAGGGCGAGTCCGGGCCGACGGAGTCCGCGGACAGTG AGTCGGACTCGGCCAGCGGGTCGGAGATGGGCAGCGGACTGGAGGAGAGCGGGTCGGGGTCAGAGAGCGAAGGGAGCGAGGAAGGCTCCGagtctgaggaagaggaggaagaggacgaaaaggacaagaagaagataAAGAAAGATTTAAAGAAGCCAGTGAAAGAAAGCGAAAG CGAGCAAagcagtgaggaagaggagaggaaacaccaGAGGAAGAGCGACCAGCAGAAGAGCGACTCTGAGTCTGAGTCCGACGAGGAGAGCGACTCCGAAAGCAGCCAATCGGAGTCCGACGACTCGGATTCAGAGGCTGAcgtcaaaaagaagaaaaag GCAGCTGAATCCAAACCTCCTCCCAAGCCCGTCAAGAAGGACAccaggaaagagaagaaagaaatgtctcTGCTCGACCTGGACGACT TCGAACCCGCTGCGTCTCCTCAAGTCACGCCGGTCAACAGCTTCCTGTCCAACAGCCTGGTGACCGACCTGGAGGGACTGTCTTTGTCTGACGCCGTCCTCTCTCCGGCT AACATCTCTCCCTGCAGTGCACTGAAGAGCTACGAGCTGCTGCACCGCATCCGAGGGGAGGGCCTGTCGGTGGAGTACTGCTTCAGCCGGCAGCCCTTCAGCCCCGACGGCAACATGGTGGCCGTGCAGATGCAGTTCACCAACAACGCCACCTCGGAGGCCAAGAACCTGCACATGGAGGACGTGAAGCTGCAGTCCGGCATGAGGGTCAAAGAGTTTCCAGAGATCG AGCTGCTGCCGGCGGGCGAGACGGCCACGGCCGTGATGGGCATCGATTTCTGCGACTCGACGCAAGCGGCAAACTTCCAGCTCTG CACTCACACCAGGAAATTCTTCGTTTCCATTCAGCCGCCGGTCGGGGAGCTGATGAGGCCCGTCTTCCTGACAGAAAATGAGTTCAAAAAGGAGCAAG GTCAGCTGATGGGAATGAACGAGATCACGGAGAAGCTCACCCTGGACGCCAAGTGCCGGAACGAACACACCATCGTCCAGAGGGTGACCACCGCCGCCAACCTCAGCAGAGTGCCGTGCGGCTCAGATAAGGAgtgcag TcctcctgtccctcctcctGATCGTCTTGTCCACAGGTTTGCGGGCCGGACGGTGACCAGCGGCAGCCTGGTGTTGGCTACCGTGGCAACCAAAGAGGGAGGAGCCGCCCAGCTGACGGTCAACTGTGAGAAAATGGTGATCGGCACCATGCTGGTGAAGGACGTCCTCCTGGCTCTGACGcagtga